A window of Zalophus californianus isolate mZalCal1 chromosome 17, mZalCal1.pri.v2, whole genome shotgun sequence genomic DNA:
AGTCCAGGCTCATAAAATGTGTGGACGCGCGTGTCGATTCCTTCATTTCCACATCAGTGAAAAATCGGGAACCCCCTGCCCCACATGTCTACTATGAgaatattggttgaataaataaaatacaaatgttagTAGAGTAGAATATTAGGTGGCTATTAAGAATTGCCAAAGAATGGAAAAGACCCCCCAGAGTCCAAACTGAAAATGAGTGTGCTCTCTCCCCCTGGATATAAGGGAGCCAGATGGTGAGTCTCCCCCAGTGGCTGCCGAGTGTTTTGGGGATGAGGAAGGGGCAGTTCCATGTTGGTTTTGCTTGTTAAATGAAGGCTTGAAATCTTGGATAAAACAACCTGTCTGTTCCTGAGCCTGTGCACAGCTGGTCCCAGCCCCTCAGGCCCCTGGTCTGAACCCACTCGGGATGGACACATCAGTCCACATGGATGACTCCCAAGGCAGGGGCTGCTGGTCATGGAGATGCCCTCTCCCCATGCGCTTACACACACTGGCCAATGTGAAGCCTGTGACCCATTATTAGGGGCTGGAAGTAGGCTATAAAACACTATATTTagctgacctttgaacaacacaggtttgaactgcatggatccacttatatctggatttttttttctcaataaatatattggaaaagcATTTTGGAGACTTAAGTTTGAAAAAGCTTGCGGATGAGCCACATAgcctagaaatactgaaaaaattatATGTTGTGAGAAAATAGCATTCAGTACATGTAATCTATAAAATACGTGTTCATTAGCTGTTTGTTAGTGGTAAGGCTTCCAGGTAACAGGCTAGGCTGTTGATGAGTAGTCAGCGTTGTTAGAAGTCACGCAGACTTTCTACTGCACGGTGGGTTGGCGCCCGTGAACCCCCATGTTTTGTGGGCACATGTACTGTTTCCAGTCTgctggttaaaaaacaaacaggaataTTCATGTTTAAAGGAAAGCATCTTGAAGAATAGTCTCCACATTTTTATGTGAATTTGGTTTCTGAGGTTTTACAcataccatgattttttttttaagattttaatctttttttaagatttaaaatacccaatatggggctcaaactcacaaccccggggcgcctgggtggctcagtcggttaagtgtcgtctgcctttggctcaggtcatgattgcagggtcctaggattgagtctgacgtcaggctccctgctccacagagagtctgcctttccctctcccccagcttgtgctctttctctctaacataaataaaatcttttaaaaaactaaaacaggggcacctgggcaaggagctggctcagtcgttgggtgtctgccttcggctcaggtcatgatcccggggtcctgggatcgagccccacatcgggctccccgctcagcaggaagcctgcttctccctctccctctccccctgcttgtgttccctctctcgctgtctctctctctctgtcaaataaataaaatctttaaaaaaaatgaataaaactcgcaactctgagatcaagagttgcatgctctatcaactAAGCCGGCCAGGTACACCCCCGTACATTTTTTCTGTTCAAAGTTTTTATGGGAAATTGAATacctttataaaattaaagaagcCAGGCCCCCGGGTACCATTCACCCACCCCAACCCCTCTCAGCACAACTGCTAGTCCAGTTATCTGACACCCTTGCCCCATAAAGCATTTTGGAGCCATTATATCATTTCACCTGCAAATACTTTAGTATTTGGTTCTAAAAGATACTTGACCAGGATTGCATTCCACCAGAGGTTACTTCCTGGGTACCCAGGATTCCAGCTGACAGCTCTCTTGTTTTCTGCTTGgtgtatttggggggaaaaaaattttttttaaagaattaattaagagagcgagtggagggaggggcagcgggagggagagactcccaggcagactccgtgctgagcgcagagctctttgcggggctcgatcccacgaccccgagatcatgacctgagctgaaatcaagagtcggatgcttaaccaacggagccacccagacgctcgtTTGAATCTTCTTGCAACGTATAGGTTGAAGACaaaatgtggggttttttaaattaattttgaagtATGCATAGATCCATCAGAAGGTGCAGAGAGAGCGTACCCTTCACCCCCTTTCCCACAGCAAGTGCATCCTAAGTAAGCAGAGACCGATGTCCCTAACTATGGTTCCTACCCATTTGTTCTCCATTTCCATCATCTCGTGGTTTCAGAAGTTACAAGAGTGGAATCCTATCTTTTGAGACCGGCAGGCTATTATGGCGAGTGTCGGGGAGGCTGCGGAGGCCGCGTGTTCCGGCCGTTGCCTGGAGGTGGCTCGTGTCGTGCGCTCCCGCGGGGAGCCATCACTCTCCCCTCATGCAGTGTGGCTGTGGTTTTCACTGTGCTTTCCCTCTGCTGCAGCTGAAGCAGTTCGAGCGACTGGAGCAGGAGGTGTCCCGGCCCATAGACCACGACCTGGCCAACTGGACGCCGGCACGGCCGCTGGCCCCGGGGCGGACGGGCAGCCTGGGGCCCTCAGACCGGGAGCTGCTGCTCTTCTACCTGGAGCAGTGCGAGGCCAACCTGACCACACTGACCAACGCGGTGGACGCCTTCTTCAGCGCCGTGGCCACCAACCAGCCGCCCAAGATCTTCGTGGCGCACAGCAAGTTCGTCATCCTCAGCGCCCACAAGCTGGTGTTCATCGGGGACACGTTGTCGAGGCAGGCCAAGGCGGCCGACGTGCGCAGCCAGGTGACCCACTACAGCAACCTGCTGTGTGATCTCCTGCGTGGCATCGTGGCCACCACCAAGGCCGCTGCCCTGCAGTACCCGTCGCCTGCCGCTGCCCAGGACATGGTGGACAGGGTCAAGGAGCTGGGCCACAGCACCCAGCAGTTCCGCCGGGTCCTGGGCCAGCTGGCAGCTGCCTGAGAGCCGGTGACCGCAGGGATGCGGGTCAGGGGAGGAGGGCACCTGCCCTGAGAGAGTCGCCATGCTGCAGGTGCGGGGACAGGTGCCCCAGCTCTGTCCGGGCCTGGTGCCCCAGACTGTCCAGGGCTTTGTACATAGTTAGGATGGGGCAGGATATGGGACCACGCCTCCTCAGAGGAGCCCAAGCAGAGCTGGGCCCCTGGGAGCCAAGGCTGAGGAGTGAGCTGGTTGTCTTCCCTGCATACACGGGGGGCCGGGGCCCAGAGAGCCCTGGGCCATGACCCTCATGGCCTCAGAGGACCCCTTGAGCTAATCCTAGCCCCACAGGGGTGCCAGGTCCCCCGTCCCCCCACAGCACAAGCGCCACTGTACCAGGAGAAAAACTCTAAAACACTATTTTTCATTATTGGTTTTCCAATCATTTGACTAATAGtctacatttaaataaaattttaaaaatgaaaagcctCTGGTGTGAGAGGTGTGAGAGCCAGGAAGGCTCATGGATGTGAGCAGCTGTGTCCTTGCTCTCAGATGCCATGGGGTAGGAGCTGCAGGTTGAGGCAATTCGGGCTGAGGCTGTGGGCGGCTTCCCGGGAGGGTGAAGAAAAAGTGGGTCCCTTCAGGAGAAAACCAAGGCCCTGGGACACAGGGCTGGGCCAGGGATCTTCTGCAAGGTGGGAGCAGGTCTGCCAATGGCCCCAAGACCTTGGGAGTCCAGGCTGCTGGAGAGAAGTTGAGCCGTCCTCCGACAGCAGGGCCCAAGCGCGCTGGCCGAGGAGGGGTGCGGGCCGCGGCGAGGTTGGCAGAAAGCCAGCGTGGACGGAAGCAGCTCCAGGAGCGCACCGGGCTCTCTTGGAGCCTACGTTCCGGGGCAGAGAACCCGCCGAGGGCACCACGGAAACTCGTTTTCACAGACCTTGCCCAGAACTTGGCTCTGAGAGAGGAGCTCATTATTTCAGCTGTGGGACTTCTTCCAGAGCATCTTTTCTGGAATTACACATAGACTTGGCCTCCAAGTTGGGGTTTGGGGTCCGCCCTTGACCTGAGTCATTGTATGTCCTCCCCTGGCCTCTCGGGGTATGTCCAGCACCGTGGGGGAGGCAAGAACCCTGGGACTCAGGAAGGTGCGGCTCCTGGCGCTGTCTCTTGTGCATGTGAACTTGGGCCTCGGTCTCTCTAACTCTACGAAGAAAGGGCAGGATCTGTCAGCCCTCTTGGCTCTCAACTTTACAGCGGGGACCCCAGTGAAGGCAGCCATCCttttcaccaccaccccccccagcacCCTGGGGTGAGGACACAGAAGTGAAGAGGCATGTGGTTGCTCTCAGGGTTTTACCTGGGTTCTGCAGaaggggcggtgggtgggggttCATTTGGTCTCCAGAACCTCGAGAACCCAGGGATTGAACTCAGTGACATGGGTATACACCCCTGGTGAGAATGGGTGGCACCAGCTACTGCCCCAGGACACGATGCCCACCAGGGTCCAGGCTCCGTCCTTCTGGCAGACCAGGGGGCCACCAGAGTCGCCCTGCAGGAGGAGAAAGGACTTGTTCCAAAGCCCGAAGTGGGGTGCCAGGTTCCCAGCGTGCCCTGACCTGCCCCAGCCCAGGTTCTGTGCAGAGAAATGACCAGGGTGGGCACAGTGACTGAGCAGGAGACCCTTCCATGTGGGCCCCACGGCAGCCCCAGCTCCGTCACCGACTCCGGGACGGCCTGGGGCAGGTGGCCGACCCTCTGACCCGGCCAGCGTCTGTACAGTGGGCCGGAAACCTCCACCACCCCATCGCCCcctacccccccccgccccgcggcgGCTGGCGGGAAGATGCCACGGCGCCCGGAAGCCCCGCAGCACGCCCCGGCCAGAGCGAGCCCTGGGTCCGAGGCACCTGCTGGGCGGGTCCGGGCTTTGGCCGGGCCAGCTGGCGGGAGCGAGCGGGAGGAGACGCGCGCAGAAAGGAGCCGCGCTCCCCGCCTGAGCAGGGGCGGGGCGAGGTCCGCGAGCGCGGGCGGGGGTGGTGGAGCCGGGCCGCACCTTGCAGGAGGAGACCCCGCTGGCGCCGGCGCAAATCATCACATCGCTGATCTTGCTGCCCCAGAACTTCTGGCACTCGGCGTTGGACAGGAGGGGCAGGGCCGCCTGCTGCAGCTTGTCGGGGGTCTTGTTGGCTGGAGGGACACAGCAGGCCGGCGGGGGTcagggcccctcccccgcccaccccacAGCGGAAGCCGCCGCCGAGGGAGCCGCGGGGGAAGGGGAGACCCGGCCGGACCCCGGGGCCAGCGGGGCACGGCCACCGGCCTCGAGTCCGGGGACGATTTCCAGGCCTGGAAATGGGGCAATGTGGACCTGGCTGCAAGTTCGTGAGGGCGATGCTTGCTGGTACGTAGGTGTTTCTCGGCAAGTTAGTCTTCAAGTATAGAGCGCTTAAACTCATCTCTATTCATGTTTGGTAGGTTTTTCATTAAGAgggttttaaataaagaaatagaaagacttACGGCTTGCAATTTACATGCTTGGGACTTAGACCAAAAGCCAGAATGAGTCTCGCTTCTGACAAGGCCCTGCCAGGACGCTCACAGCCGTACTGGGTCTTGCCGCAGCCCGTGGTGGCGCAGACGGAGCCCGCGGGGAAGCTGGTGCTGGCGCTGGGCAGACACACGGGGGACACGGTGCTGGAGAGCGGGGCCGGCCGGCGTGGCCAGCTTCAGCAGGTTGATGTCGTTGCTGTCCATAATCCTGTCCCACAGCGGGTGTTCAAAAACCTGGGGAGatgtggtgggggctgggcagagctCAGAGGGAGGACTTGGGGGATTGAGGGGGGGGTGCAGAGGCCTGGAGGCACAGAGGGCTCAGCGCCAGACGGGCGGTCGTTGAGAAAGACGCACAGATGGAGTTGCACAGACAAAATCTCAGGAAACTGGCATTTGACACATTGGCgatatttagtttttatattttttgcttttctaccATGAGCAAAACTTAATTTTACCATCAGAAACAACCTTCGTATTTTTAAAGGAGCTTTGTTCCCTGGGAAAGAAGGCTCTGGACCGAGAAGTGCAGGGGTGAGGCCCGAGCGGGTTGGCCAGGGTCGTCTGTGCCCACACACCCTGCCTCCTTGCCCCTCCCTCGTCCAGGGCACGGTTGGGGGGAGGCAGCCCCACCACGGCCTTCCCGCCTGGCGGTACCTCCGCGATCCTCAGCGCCTGGACAGCCTCGTCATCAGAGCCATGATCAGACACCCCAGCCACCACACGGTGGTCttcctggggagagagggggtggcAGAGGGTGCTCAGGCTTTGGCCACCTCGGAGGGGTGTCTGGGAACCTCACCTGATGAGGGAAACCCCGGCCAAGCCACAGGGACCTCAACTCCCACGGGGACCCGGGGGCCTGGTTCCCCATCTGTGCAGCGAGGGCACAGGCCTAGAGCTGCTCTCCTGGACCAAGCGGGGGTCCGAGGCGGTGGGGGGCACAAGGGTGGGGGCTTTCTCCTGCAGCCGGTCACTCTGCCTGTAGCTAGGAGGTAGGGGCAGCTTCTTCCCCACCCGCCGGCTGCCTCAGACCCTTCCCGCCAGGGAGCAGTGCCTGGGCAgggtgggttggggagggagTGAGGGTGCTTTCCTGAGCCCGGGCCTCACCTGACCCTGCAGTGGGCGGCAGTGAGCACCCAGTGCTGGCTGATGAGGGAGCCCCCACAGAAGTGTAAGCTGGAGCCAGtccggggagaggggagagggacggTCAGCCTCGCCTCTCCTGcctgactgccccccccccccccgcgtctAACCCGCCCCTCCTCAGCTTCCCCCTCACCTGCAAGGACACCTGCCCGGGCCAGGAGCTAGGGACAGCGTCCTCCCCATTGACGATCCGGGACAGGCCACTCAGCTCGGGGTGGATGGCAGGGACTCCGCAGcctgggggccagggccagggtaGCTGGTCAGTGGATGGGGCCAGGGGGGAAGACCCGGCACTTCCAGGCATCTGTGACCACCTGGCACCTGGAGCTTTGGCCACCGCAGGGCACTCAGCCCCTCAGCCGGCAGCTGCCCTGGTGCCCTTGTGGAgggtcctggaggctgggggacCTCTGGAGTTGGGGCCCAGAGCTAGAAGCCTGCGTCCGGAGACTCCCTATGTAGCCAGCTCCCCAACCCACTGTGTGCCCCGAGAGGAGCCTCCATCCCGCtctgaacccagggtcctgggtcgtGGGGCTGGGATGTCCTGCTTGAGTCCCTGGTGCTCTCACGGCCCCCTGAGTCTGCAGCAGGAGCAGGTCGGGGTCAGAGTGTTACTCCACCCGGAGCGGCACAAACCCAGGAGGCTGCCCAAGTCGGGAAGACGGAAGGGGCTGGGCAAAAGGAAGGGTGCGGACAACGTTCCCGAGGCAGAATTCCTGTGCCTCGGGGACACGTGTGGATGCTGGAGGAGCCCGGACGACCCCCCGCTTCTGAGCCAATGGAGGAGGCCAAGACGAGGCAGGTCCAGCATGACCAGTGGAGTTTGAGGGGCCCGAGGGATCTCTAGgcggaggaggagtggggagccCAGGAAAGGCACCCAgagaggctgggggcggggagccaGCGGCGCCAGCAGATGGTCAGCTGGGGCGGGTGATGAGAGTGCGAGGACTTGGCCCTCCGGGTCCCCACTTCTGGGGCTGCGGGGCGCCGGGGGTGGGAGCGGCTTGGTCTGCGGCTGCCAGGCCTGCCCGAACCTTGCACTTACTGGAGCTGCTACCAAAGAGGAAAAAGCCAAGGACAACCCAGAGAAAGGCCATGGCGTGTGGCTCAGGAGGTGGGATGGGGCTGCCCAAACGACCCCCATTATATTCCCCCAGCCCACCAATTACAGCCAGCCTCGCCATCCCTTCCTTATCATGAGTCCCTGGGCTGAGGAGCACCTGACTCCTGTGCAGGCCTGGGAAAGTTGCAGCCCTGGGGGCTGCTCCTGGGAAGGTTCCTTGGAACCACAGGTGTGTGCGGCCAGCAGCTGGCTCATCCCCCAGCTGTCCACTCCCCGGCGGTGGGGGCCCTGAGCACCCTGAGCAGGGCATGGATGGCCAGGGCCCTGCTGCCTACGAGGGTGGGAGCaaggagtgaggggtgggggccaAGATCCCACTTCATCTCTTGGGAGCAAGACTAAAAAAGGGCCCTCCAGGGACCTCCTGCCTTTCGTCCCAGTGAAGATGCAAGTTCAGGAGCAGAATGAGGTCTCAGGGGCCCCAACACAGGAGAGCACATCATCAATGtgttttttattggtttattgAGGCTTTGTGGGGAGCAGGTCAGCAGGGAcagcagggtggggctggggactcAGTTGGCTTCCAGGATCTGCTGTACCCAGGGCATGAGCCTGGTGACGCGGGCGTACACGCCAGGACTGGAGGTAGAGCAGGTCCCACTGCCCCAGGACACGATGCCCACCAGGGTCCAGGCTCCATCCTTCTGGCAGACCAGGGGGCCACCAGAGTCGCcctgcagggagagagaggagcttGGATCTGGCAGCCCGTAGACACCTGGCAGGTGCATCCTGGAGGGATTATGAAAGAAGCTGCAGTAGCTCCTTGTGTGGTTTATGCCCCTGTAAGGCTGGGCCATCACCAGGGGCCCTATGATAGAGGCCTAATAAAGCGGGTTTGATTGATAGGAAGGAAGTACGGGTGGTGCTGGCCTGGCCATGGAGCCCAACCCTTTCTGGACACTTCTGGGAGCCCTGGTCCACTACCCAGGCTGTACCTTGCACTGCtccagcggggcggggggggcgtcCTTTCAGACACTGATTTCAATGGAATTTTGCAATAGGGAGATTTCAAGACCAGAGCCCCCTGCCCTGGCATCCCTCTGTTGTGGTCACTGGTGATCGGCCAGGAGAACTAAGCATTTTTATGACTGCTCAAGCAGGAATTCAGGGACGGAGTGTCAGGCCCTCCAAAGAGGCCTTCGTGTGACTTCCATCTCTTCTCTCCGGCCAAGCCCCTTACCCGGGACTTTGCCAGAACCCACcccaggctgggagggaaggggtgccAGGTGAGTCCAGGAGGCCATACCATGCAGGAGGACACGCCACTGGCCCCGGCGCAGATCATGAGATCGGTGATCTTGTTGCCCCAGAACTTCTTGCACTCGGTGTTGGACAGGAGGGGCAGGGCCGCCTGCTGCAGCCTGTCGGGGGTGTTGGCATCTGGAAGGGCAGGGTGGGCGGTCAGCAGGCACAGCCcggccccccacctcccacccacctggCCGGAGGGCGCTCACTGGTGTGTTTGGTCAGGCCCCAGCCCGTGGTGGCACACAGTGTCCCGGCAGGGAAGTCGTCATTCTCAGCGGGCAGGCACACGGGCGACACGGTCTGGGAGAAGCGGGCAGGCGTGGCCAGCTTCAGCAGGGTGATGTCGTTGTTGACAGTGAATATGTTGAATCTGGGGTTCTTGAAAACCTGCGGGGTGGGGCGGACAGTGGCGGTTGGGGTCCGGGAAGAGGTTGACGCAGGGCTGAAGCAAGGCACCAGGCCACCCCAGGTCACCCCAGTGCTTCTGTCTACACAATGGCCTGTTCGACTTGGTAGCTCCTTCTACAGCCCCAGGAGCCCgaggccaggcccaggcccatGGCGCAGACCTTGAACACCCTGCTTTCTGCTTTGCCTCCTCACGGTGGTCGGGAGCATCTGGGGGTGTTCAGGCCTTAGCCTGGGCAGCACACTCCTGAgggcctgcccccctccccggggtGACGCCTGGACTCCAGGGCCACCATACCTTGGCAATCTTCAGCACCTGGATGTCCTCAGCATCTGAGCTTTGGTCAAACTCCCCAGCCACGACCAGGTGGGAGGTTCTGGAGAGGGCCCGAGAAAGAAGGAGGATTCTCCTGTGAGGCGGGGCGACCACGCGAGGGGGTGCCGGCtgcatgtgtgcgcgtgtgtatCTTTGTGCATATGCTCAGAGTTGATGATCCAGAGATGGGAGCGCAAAATATCAGTAATTGCCCCCGAAACACCTGCACCTACAGCCCGCCGGGTATTTCCTTCCCGGTGACCCTTGGGAGACCAGCATGACTTGGGTTTTCTACACGTTcccaaacaaggaaactgaggcacaaggagtTAAAGGTCCAGCCCTCAGTGCTGAGagtctcccacccccaccaagggGTTTCCTGGGGACTTTGAGTCCTCACCTGACCCCGCAGTGGGCGGCAGTGACCACCCAGTCCTCGCTGATGAGGGAGCCCCCGCAGAAGTGGAAGCCAGTGCTGTCCTGGAGGAAGACGGACGGGTCAGTGCTGGCTGGACACCAGCAGCCCCCAGCCGGGCCCAGGGTGGGCCAATACCCCAGTGTGTCCTCCACTCAGGGGCAGAACTCCCCCCTCACCTGCAAGGACACCTGCCAAGGCCAGGAACCCGGGACAACTTCCTCCCCATTGACAATCCTGGACAGGCCACTCAGCACAGGATGGATGGTGGGAATCCCGCAGCCTGGAGGTGGGAGCATGAGGTAAGGGATGGAGGCCGAGGGCTCCCCACCCAGGTCCCAGTCTCCCAGGAACCCCCAGGGACAACTCAGTCTGACGTGTGGTTCAGCCCAGAGAAGCCCAACAGGTTGGCTTCGAGGTGGTGGCCAGGCCGGAGCACGGGTTGgaggcagggctctgggggtATGAACGCAGCCCCACCACCGCCTAGCCTTACCATTCTGAGCGTTTTCCCGTCTGCAAAGAGAGGATCATATAGCTGCTAACCTCACAGAGTTGGGACAAGGATGCAAGAAGACGGGCCGCCTGGGCGGCCCAGTTGGTTGACTGTCCgacacttgatttcagttcaggtcatgatcttggggtcctgagatcaggccccaagtctggctctaTGCTCAgagggtagtctgcttctctctctctctccttctccctctgcccctcccctccctcaaactctctctctctctctctcaaataaataaataaatcctaaaaaaaaaaagagagagagagaagaagcagcagcaagaaGACTAAGAAGGCAAAGCAGGAACTTGctctgttcctggcacagagcaagggCTCGGTGAACACAAGTTTAAAAGTGCTGGGTTCGAGGGTCCCAAAGGGTTGTGGTGGTCCAGCCACACCTGCCCGCCTGCTCGCCCTCCGAACCTGTTTGGGAGCCACTAGCTGTTCAGAGAATTTTCGCTCCCTCGACTTGGCCTCCCTGTCCCTTGCACAGCGGGCAAGGCCTCGGTCAGCCCCAGGAAGGCCCACCTCCTGCTGGGAACCGCGCGCTGGCTAGTCTGGGCCAATCCTCCCAGCATCCCCATTGTGCTGATGGCGCTGGTGAGgctcagagggggagagagacctGCTCCGGCTCACACCACCGTGTGCACCTGAACGGGGAGCAGGGACCCTGTTGCCCCTTCTGGCCCTGGGGGTTGAAGGGGAGCAGAGACATCCCTTCTGGCCTCTGTTTGCCCTGGACTCACCGAAGGCTGTGCCCAGGAGGGCGTAACAGGAGACGATCCAGAGGAAGGCCATGGTCAGGGAGGTGTAGGGTGCCTGTCTGGGGAGCTCCCTGTTATATCCCTGGGCACCAAGCTGTTATCTGCCAACCTTGAGGTAAAAATCCCTTTCCTGGGCATGTGCCCGAGGACGTAGAATGTGCCAGAGCAGGGCTGGCATCGGGGCATGGGATGGCAGCACCTGTGGCCCATGGTCGAGCTTGGGTCTGGGTCAAGGGCAAAGGTGGGGCCAAACAAGGTAGCCATGGGGGAGGGCTCAGAAAACTTGGGCTTCCTCTTCCAGGAAGGGACTTCTGGACAGCAGCCTGGCCTGGGCAGAGTTTGAGGCCCAGCCTATTCTCTCATGGGCTGGAGAGACTTAGACAAGTAATTTACTTGGTCTGTTAGTTATTCTAAACCCCTGGGCAGTGTGGTcaaggagggaggaggtgtgggGACCAAGGCACCGGCGGCCAGGGCTGAGGATGTTCCCCTGATCTTGGGGATGGCCAAGCAGTCTCCCTGAAGGTTCCATTCAGTATCTGGGGTGGTCACTTGGGCTATGTGCAGCATGGCTCAGAGGGACAAGGCGCCCACTGCCTGTTCACATGAGGCCGGGTCTTTTCACTGGGGCGCCATGGGCCCCTGGAATCGAGTATGTGGCATCCTGGAGCCATGGCCCCAGTGAGAGCTGGTGGAGGCTGGGTCAGGCAGGAAATGGGGTTTGGGCcggggggggaggtgggcaggccaGGAGGCCGACTTCTGGCTTGGGTGACAGGGTGGACAGTGGGGCCCTTTCTCAGCACTTGAGAGTGAGGCTGCCAGGCACAGCGTGAGCCCCGCAAAACACACAAGgaaaaatggtatctcatggCTGCTTTTAATTTCCATCGCACTGATGGTAGCGTGCTCCACGGTACAGGTCTCAGCACAACGCAGCTGTGCCGACTGGGGCAGGCTGTGtgccttctctggttttgtttctaagtatgtaaaatggggatgcttGTAGTATGGATCCCACATGATGAAAGGGCATGACCCATCCCGAGCTAGGACCAGGCGTAAGACACAATCCATGCTGGCTGGTCCTCCGACCTCCTTCCTGAAATGCCTATGGGTGCCCTTTCCGCATTCTAGCAGACTGTCCGATGACAGTGCGGGGTGGCCACACTGCATCAGGTGGGAAAGCAGGGCCCGAAACAGGAGGCAGAGGGTGGCCCCCTCTGTGAGACCATGCCATCCCTGCAAGCCCGTTCATCCTTTCCAGCCCAGCTAACCAGGCCCATAGTGGGCtgcaacaaaggaaaagaaatttctacTGCTTTTAGCAAGCGTGCGTGGGGAAAGCAGTGGGAGAATTTAgtgagaaaagtttaaaaaaaaaaaaagtacattcctACCAGCTAAGGAGTTATCGTGATTAATACCAAGGCAGGAGGGCCTCACCCAGAAGGGGACATTTAAGTTACGGGAGCAGGCGGAGTGCGCCAAGCACAGCCCCGGGGCTGTGTCCAGGCAGAGTCCGGAACAAGAGCGAAGGGCGATGCTCGGGAGGCCGCCCGCAGGAGGCAGAGGGCACTGGTGAGGCCAGGGCAgagaggccggggggggggggggggggcgggggccgagGAGGGCCCTAGGTGGAGACACGGTCGGGAGCTGCTGCGGCCGCCGGGCGCGTCGTTCCACCTGTGGAGCCGCAGTGGCAGCCGGGCGGCCAGGTGGCAGCGGCCGCAGGGCGGGCGGGACCCCAcgtgggaggggcggggcaggtgggggcggggccgcggcctTGGAGCCGAGCGCGCGCCgagcccccgcccgccccgcgcccccggcGCACCGGCTGCGGAGGGGTGGGAAGGCGC
This region includes:
- the CTRB1 gene encoding chymotrypsinogen B isoform X2; this encodes MAFLWIVSCYALLGTAFGCGIPTIHPVLSGLSRIVNGEEVVPGSWPWQVSLQDSTGFHFCGGSLISEDWVVTAAHCGVRTSHLVVAGEFDQSSDAEDIQVLKIAKVFKNPRFNIFTVNNDITLLKLATPARFSQTVSPVCLPAENDDFPAGTLCATTGWGLTKHTRRLWWPPGLPEGWSLDPGGHRVLGQWDLLYLQSWRVRPRHQAHALGTADPGSQLSPQPHPAVPADLLPTKPQ
- the CTRB1 gene encoding chymotrypsinogen B isoform X1 — its product is MAFLWIVSCYALLGTAFGCGIPTIHPVLSGLSRIVNGEEVVPGSWPWQVSLQDSTGFHFCGGSLISEDWVVTAAHCGVRTSHLVVAGEFDQSSDAEDIQVLKIAKVFKNPRFNIFTVNNDITLLKLATPARFSQTVSPVCLPAENDDFPAGTLCATTGWGLTKHTNANTPDRLQQAALPLLSNTECKKFWGNKITDLMICAGASGVSSCMGDSGGPLVCQKDGAWTLVGIVSWGSGTCSTSSPGVYARVTRLMPWVQQILEAN